In a genomic window of Pararge aegeria chromosome 7, ilParAegt1.1, whole genome shotgun sequence:
- the LOC120625017 gene encoding uncharacterized protein LOC120625017 has product MASRFLVFVFIQGILLQNVYSQCVNRVLPSCGPNVLENILPNQVLYREPGIPILPSPCQGSILPAPIYQSPMISDVGYAPTIIQDSSVANSLANALQLLVVSNLLSTTLPGPCDMPAYPYEVMGMPAYNYVYFLLSPWTKMAAKLLLVILTEFLISKVSSTYQQPYTASRYVMQDSRSQSLYTPNYQSYYPSYASKVIQPTYQRSAEVMTPLKRPSEYSQKTYRNAAELSSQAVQRPVELRPPIYPKTLLNPTIQSAMEFRPQTYQKAVEFFSPAAQKSVELQPIYQRAADSVIPTAQTPIKYHQPAYQKADELLSLSTLPMEFRKAYQHTQELMSPIIQTATEYYQPAYQKLGEIVASQNPTEYKHTTCDLTAPNLQSTQIPVSTSLAIESLKALTLPKSECPLLTSQAIESIKDLGFTESECSPRSSADTLDANVLNNLAIALQLLIVNNIINHPRESLVSKSKVSDSLLDFVNTPESPVSNSYSLASQSPCPMLNANFLGSSNYGDGSIMSKSMQGLGSIGSGFPLPRPGLNLLSPYDAIAAYSSSSSPFSESTPSLFSLKNNFQSPYAAIMAADSNKDLFSMSDLF; this is encoded by the exons ATGGCGTCCCGTTTTCTTGTATTTGTATTCATCCAAGGAATTCTTCTCCAG aacGTCTACTCCCAATGTGTCAACCGTGTTCTGCCATCTTGCGGACCGAACGTCTTAGAAAATATCCTGCCGAACCAGGTCCTCTACAGAGAACCGGGTATACCCATTCTACCTTCTCCCTGTCAAGGATCAATCCTCCCCGCTCCCATCTACCAAAGCCCCATGATATCTGATGTGGGATACGCACCAACCATCATACAAGACAGTAGCGTGGCTAACAGTCTTGCTAATGCCTTACAGTTGCTGGTAGTCAGCAATTTACTCAGCACTACTCTGCCTGGCCCATGCGACATGCCTGCATACCCCTACGAAGTTATGGGCATGCCTGCATATAACTACGTTTAC TTTCTCTTATCCCCCTGGACCAAAATGGCGGCGAAAttacttttagttattttaacgGAATTCTTAATTTCAAAG GTATCCTCGACCTATCAGCAACCATATACAGCAAGTCGTTACGTCATGCAAGATTCAAGGTCACAAAGtttatatacaccaaactaCCAATCATATTATCCAAGCTATGCCTCAAAAGTCATTCAACCAACGTATCAGAGGTCTGCGGAAGTTATGACACCATTAAAACGACCTTCAGAATATAGTCAAAAAACTTACCGGAACGCAGCGGAGCTTTCATCGCAGGCTGTCCAAAGACCTGTAGAACTACGACCACCGATCTATCCAAAGACATTACTTAATCCAACGATTCAGTCAGCTATGGAATTTCGACCACAAACATACCAGAAAGCAGTTGAGTTTTTCTCACCAGCTGCTCAGAAATCGGTAGAACTTCAACCCATATATCAGAGAGCTGCAGATTCAGTCATTCCAACTGCTCAGACACCTATAAAGTACCACCAGCCAGCCTACCAGAAAGCAGATGAgcttttatcattatcaacccttcCGATGGAATTCCGTAAAGCTTATCAACATACACAAGAACTTATGTCACCGATAATTCAAACTGCAACAGAATATTATCAGCCTGCCTATCAGAAATTGGGAGAAATTGTAGCAAGTCAGAACCCTACAGAATACAAGCATACTACATGCGACTTAACTGCTCCTAATCTACAATCGACACAAATTCCTGTATCAACTTCATTAGCAATCGAATCCTTAAAGGCCTTAACTTTACCAAAATCTGAGTGTCCTTTATTAACTTCACAAGCAATTGAATCCATAAAAGATTTAGGCTTTACAGAATCTGAGTGCTCACCAAGGTCATCGGCAGATACTTTAGACgctaatgttttaaataacttaGCTATAGCACTACAGttgttaattgttaataatattattaatcatcCTAGAGAATCATTAGTTTCTAAATCCAAGGTATCTGATTCTCTTCTAGACTTTGTTAATACTCCAGAATCGCCAGTAAGTAACTCTTATAGTTTGGCCAGTCAAAGCCCTTGTCCAATGCTTAATGCAAATTTTTTAGGGTCCTCAAACTATGGAGACGGTAGTATAATGTCAAAAAGTATGCAAGGATTAGGTTCAATTGGTTCCGGATTTCCTTTACCAAGACCTGGTTTAAATTTATTGTCTCCATATGATGCTATAGCAGCTTATTCATCTTCTTCATCGCCATTTTCTGAATCTACGCCATCATTGTTTTCgctaaaaaacaattttcaaagTCCATATGCTGCTATAATGGCTGCCGACAGtaacaaagatttattttcgATGTccgatttattttaa
- the LOC120625011 gene encoding uncharacterized protein LOC120625011 yields MFKTVLFLLSCIFMLVTTNPLQGFYSYPFIHHQDDFRYERPILVQPSDFISYPQLFLNQNQLPPSQNTITSYNDYLQQIYLQNYLQKNLAEDQNGFKIKHYASDTAASLTPNVAKNYYLNLVAGNILKNKTIDCKREGKCKTRVSNKGTPRTDAEQKTISKCRKKNNSKNKIDNRDRNKCSRKAKNVVNNNKFYTKDVKECKGNGLRNKSHIYSRPTEIDVSVDLKKQTSAKNSYIRTAQVENTNKNIKLEKGLKCIDNEDLAPEVCKTDKRSKNKSKHCRKEMTKDVSYNYGQIKELDDYFNINEDCAYLDNRCTRNDDSVKKYQQKYNPPSDFSYNMAPYMTNFDYLYNMQQFPFANSNISQRRPINRRTNRRKKQKKSNKKNCDQVKIDFQQAGCEKKVDIYPKLDNVARSELASTVSNKEEESQIEKTCKAISEELNVEIKESFKDTENSKVNLPNDSYELNHKAIFDETLDDYYPEFHSDNFYTSKEEYDWSNFRDKHYYSSSDMGQLGRERRKYDSTDDIPTNQNGILAKNNLELKPATNIKIENKDMELLTIKVHNNNVNQKMTSEDVQFRTPPALDFPDFKTEMINKDRNIPLAEIYYQPNKITVNRYNNNKISTFSNAKKVESNEKRHKIIDQNYVETVLGHSKVAKYGTPPVNSPDYSDEELKTPKNSDGKTIVVIAKSLPYPI; encoded by the exons ATGtttaaaactgttttgtttCTACTTAGCTGTATTTTTATGCTG GTAACAACTAACCCTTTGCAAGGATTTTATTCTTATCCTTTTATCCATCACCAAGACGACTTCAGGTATGAACGACCAATCCTCGTACAGCCAAGCGATTTCATCTCTTATCCTCAGTTATTTTTGAATCAAAATCAATTGCCACCAAGCCAGAACACCATTACTTCATATAATGACTACTTGcaacaaatatatttacagaattatctacaaaaaaactTAGCGGAAGATCAAAATggctttaaaattaaacattatgcTTCAGATACTGCAGCTTCTCTTACACCTAATGTGGCCAAAAACTATTATCTAAATTTAGTAGCtggaaatatacttaaaaataaaactatagatTGTAAAAGAGAAGGCAAATGCAAAACAAGAGTAAGTAATAAAGGCACACCCAGAACCGACGCTGAACAGAAAACAATTAGTAAAtgtagaaagaaaaataattcaaaaaataaaattgataacagAGATAGAAATAAATGTTCACGAAAAGCAAAAAATGtagtcaataataataagttttatactAAAGATGTGAAAGAATGCAAAGGAAATGGACTTAGGAATAAATCTCATATATATTCTAGACCCACAGAAATAGATGTTTCTGTCGATCTTAAAAAACAGACCAGTGCCAAAAACTCCTACATAAGAACTGCGCAAGtcgaaaatacaaataaaaacatcaaGTTAGAAAAGGGGCTTAAATGTATTGACAATGAAGATTTAGCTCCGGAAGTATGTAAAACCGATAAAcgaagcaaaaataaatcaaagcATTGTAGAAAAGAAATGACAAAAGATGTTTCTTATAATTATGGACAGATAAAAGAACtagatgattattttaatataaatgaggATTGTGCCTATCTAGACAATAGATGTACTCGTAATGATGACAGTGTTAAAAAATATCAGCAAAAATATAACCCGCCGAGtgatttttcttataatatgGCACCCTATATGACAAactttgattatttatataatatgcagCAATTTCCGTTCGCCAATTCTAATATTTCACAAAGAAGACCAATAAATAGAAGAACGAATAGAaggaaaaaacagaaaaaaagtaataaaaagaacTGCGATCAAGTTAAGATAGATTTTCAACAAGCTGGCTGtgaaaaaaaagtggatatataTCCGAAATTAGATAATGTTGCAAGAAGTGAACTTGCCTCTACAGTATCgaataaagaagaagaatcacaaatagaaaaaacttGTAAGGCAATCTCTGAAGAATTAAATGTAGAAATTAAAGAATCATTTAAAGACACTGAAAATTCAAAGGTAAATCTTCCAAATGATTCTTATGAATTAAATCATAAAGCAATTTTTGATGAGACGTTAGATGACTATTATCCTGAGTTTCATTCCGATAATTTTTATACAAGTAAAGAAGAATATGACTGGAGTAATTTTCGcgataaacattattattcttCTAGCGATATGGGTCAGTTAGGTAGAGAAAGAAGAAAGTATGATAGCACAGATGATATCCCTACAAACCAAAATGGCATACTTGCTAAGAATAATCTTGAACTCAAACCagctactaatattaaaattgaaaataaggACATGGAACTTTTAACAATcaaagtacataataataatgtcaaTCAGAAAATGACATCTGAGGACGTACAATTTAGGACACCTCCCGCACTTGATTTTCCAGATTTTAAAACAGAAATGATAAACAAGGACCGGAATATACCATTAGCAGAAATCTATTACCAACCAAATAAGATAACAGTTaacagatataataataataaaatttctacgTTTTCTAATGCGAAGAAAGTCGAATCGAATGAAAAAAGGCATAAAATAATTGaccaaaattatgttgaaacTGTTTTAGGCCATTCTAAAGTGGCTAAATATGGTACTCCACCAGTTAATTCCCCGGATTATAGTGACGAGGAACTCAAAACTCCTAAAAATAGTGATGGGAAAACTATTGTGGTAATAGCTAAATCTTTGCCGTATCCAATATAA
- the LOC120625433 gene encoding uncharacterized protein LOC120625433, which translates to MGVFSIVDLLYFLCRITIIQFASVPVTSCNPTASRLYPAFSSTLFPSNEHPELLSSTIIDNNFSYKKYNSPELFSKSKGELLKSENPNPFTNSDASLLVPYNIQRTFTPLSTEETSSFQYDTTETIIKNSNLMQELLNRISSSVVSSKDVVTQSNLQATQKPLTVQSSKHQAQYPTSVPSLILNKLPEYSFNYTSPMLSHNLPNQYDDNSSNKVSMPQTENVVSNNFSEDNLISNSSLLKTPTLLPNIGPPISAIHKANIPVSKDTNSFRTVSKVCMPASNYIGLALPKENNESSNLSFNNPPVLPNIELTTLITKDCLPIIKDSNSFKLLPAEHEFKKLLPTISSTEICFMPNLNKNLLGSNGDIDIPTKIIPLLHNDTEIYESSPPKFLPNWQITQKVFQCDNSKRQNEPSSVPLVNVKNSFVTNTPNLPVLDIRTQEIGAIIPKKDVLYPSRNRKGHCRKKVTDNAITTPVTETENNQL; encoded by the exons ATGGGTGTGTTCAGTATAGTGGATTTGCTATATTTTCTGTGTCGG attaCCATTATTCAATTTGCGTCAGTGCCTGTCACTTCCTGCAATCCTACAGCATCACGGCTATATCCCGCATTCTCGTCAACATTATTCCCATCAAATGAACATCCTGAATTATTATCATCGACGATAATAGacaataatttttcatataaaaaatataattcaccaGAACTTTTCTCAAAGAGCAAAGGGGAACTTCTAAAAAGTGAAAACCCTAATCCATTTACTAATTCAGATGCCAGTTTACTAGTACCTTATAATATTCAAAGAACTTTTACCCCCCTTTCGACTGAAGAAACAAGTTCATTTCAATATGACACCACtgaaactattataaaaaattctaatctTATGCAAGAGCTGTTAAACAGAATTTCGTCAAGTGTCGTTTCAAGTAAAGATGTTGTTACTCAGTCCAATTTACAAGCAACTCAAAAACCTTTGACAGTACAGAGTTCAAAACATCAAGCTCAATATCCAACATCAGTACCATCGCTAATTCTAAATAAATTACctgaatatagttttaattatacATCACCTATGCTTTCACATAATTTGCCAAATCAATATGATGATAATAGCTCCAATAAAGTTTCAATGCCGCAAACAGAAAACGTTGTTTCAAATAATTTTTCAGAAGATAACTTAATTTCAAACAGTTCTTTACTTAAAACTCCTACTTTATTACCAAATATTGGTCCACCAATTAGTGCCATTCACAAAGCCAACATTCCTGTTAGTAAAGATACTAATTCTTTTAGAACAGTATCTAAAGTTTGTATGCCCGCCAGTAATTATATTGGATTAGCGTTAccaaaagaaaataatgaatcAAGCAATCTTTCGTTTAACAATCCCCCTGTGTTGCCCAATATTGAATTAACGACGCTTATAACTAAAGATTGCTTACCTATCATCAAAGATAGTAACTCTTTTAAACTACTCCCTGCTGAACATGAATTCAAAAAACTACTTCCAACAATTAGTTCTACAGAAATATGTTTTAtgccaaatttaaataaaaatctacttGGTAGTAATGGAGACATAGATATACCAACTAAGATAATACCACTTCTACACAACGATACAGAAATATATGAATCATCACCTCCAAAATTCTTGCCAAATTGGCAGATCACACAAAAAGTTTTTCAATGCGATAATTCTAAAAGACAGAACGAACCATCAAGTGTGCCTCTAGTAAATGTAAAGAACAGCTTTGTCACAAATACGCCCAATTTACCTGTTTTAGATATTAGAACCCAAGAGATTGGTGCAATCATTCCGAAAAAAGATGTTTTATATCCTAGTAGAAATAGAAAAGGTCATTGTAGAAAAAAAGTGACTGATAATGCTATTACAACACCAGTCACAGAAACTGAAAATAATCAGCTGTAA
- the LOC120625421 gene encoding uncharacterized protein LOC120625421 produces MGCRIIIFTFAAFFCQVQSQLCVNPGVVPQVIANPQLVTAPQVISSPLISTTIVDNSVSTALANALQLLIVSNIIESKLGASCLTNLLNVNPVIEPVAPCYPRVNIAEYITPITPCTSSVEIISPCRSFIEPIALNYGISDTFYSKPYGAIEPYPYLGCSEILPNLYDRFAPCGTEIVNPWLSNVYLRDVVTPSNYCGVDEIISPTFYPYNNCGVDIITSSPFTPICGNDVVAIPSYNPGCFGGFNEIIAPIPYTSCGDIITPFNPCGVTELISPCGPFYGGLPEVITPINPCNTGCFGNVAEFVTPYNYFGGISEIISPISPCNPGCGVPEICSPCSPYYGGIPEVISPVYKPGCAGIPELLPSNPFGPCRGPEIVTPCVTNSYPEVIIPTSYCAGCSGCEFCGPAAFPTNFGYLPSWPGALGNSFNYL; encoded by the exons ATGGGTTgtagaattataatatttacatttgcaGCCTTTTTTTGTCAG gtTCAGTCCCAACTATGCGTAAATCCGGGGGTGGTACCACAAGTTATAGCAAATCCTCAATTAGTCACTGCTCCTCAAGTGATCTCATCACCTTTAATAAGTACAACTATAGTTGACAACTCTGTCTCGACCGCTCTGGCAAACGCTCTACAACTTCTTATAGTTAGCAATATTATAGAATCGAAATTAGGTGCATCTTGCTTAACTAACTTACTTAATGTAAATCCTGTTATTGAACCTGTAGCTCCATGTTATCCAAGAGTAAATATTGCCGAATATATAACTCCTATAACACCTTGCACTTCGTCTGTAGAAATAATATCACCCTGTCGGTCTTTTATAGAACCTATTGCGCTTAATTATGGTATATCAGACACATTCTATAGTAAACCGTATGGAGCTATCGAACCGTATCCGTATTTAGGTTGCTCTGAAATTTTACCAAATTTATATGACAGATTTGCTCCTTGCGGAACTGAAATTGTTAATCCGTGGCTTTCTAATGTCTATCTTCGCGATGTAGTGACTCCGAGTAACTATTGTGGTGTGGATGAAATAATATCTCCTACCTTTTATCCGTATAACAATTGCGGAGTAGATATTATAACATCTAGCCCATTCACACCTATATGTGGAAATGATGTCGTTGCTATACCATCCTATAATCCTGGTTGTTTTGGAggatttaatgaaataatcgCTCCTATTCCATATACCTCTTGTGGGGATATTATTACCCCATTTAACCCTTGTGGAGTAACGGAGCTAATTTCTCCATGTGGACCATTTTACGGAGGATTGCCTGAAGTAATAACACCAATCAACCCCTGCAATACTGGATGTTTTGGAAATGTGGCTGAATTTGTTACCCCTTATAACTATTTTGGGGGAATATCAGAAATTATCAGCCCAATATCTCCTTGCAACCCTGGCTGTGGAGTGCCTGAAATTTGCTCACCATGTTCACCATACTACGGGGGTATTCCTGAAGTAATATCACCAGTGTATAAACCAGGATGTGCCGGTATTCCAGAATTATTACCTTCTAACCCATTTGGCCCTTGTCGTGGACCTGAAATTGTTACACCATGTGTAACTAATAGCTATCCTGAGGTAATAATCCCAACTTCATATTGTGCAGGTTGTTCAGGTTGTGAATTTTGTGGACCAGCTGCATTTCCTACAAATTTTGGTTACTTACCTTCTTGGCCAGGTGCGTTAGgtaattcttttaattatttgtaa
- the LOC120625422 gene encoding uncharacterized protein LOC120625422, whose product MKTIITILCIIGIGTHNVASQCLNRQPNLVFNRQIPETIVEAPLIYPQPQSVYQPTLRDVQPILNAQIRDIPPLLTSPTTIITDCTPSVCKTLIDIIQFMSVCNLIKEKQGGSDVALQLAEPFFKELMSSQSLSNPVLTKAIAPCLNPAVRNTFSPNLISPGIQFSNSVVRNPISPNLINPSVISTCSNQIVSNPIPQSLVNPGAISSIYPDIVGFPSGVSNVNSNVLVGNILSMLGN is encoded by the exons atgaagacAATTATCACAATACTCTGTATTATAGGCATAGGTACTCAT aaCGTCGCATCGCAATGTTTAAATAGACAACCAAACCTCGTCTTCAATAGACAAATACCAGAAACCATAGTTGAAGCGCCTTTGATATATCCACAACCTCAATCAGTATATCAGCCCACATTACGAGATGTTCAACCGATACTGAACGCACAAATACGAGATATTCCACCTTTACTTACTTCACCGACAACTATCATAACTGATTGTACTCCATCTGTATGCAAAACCTTAATtgatattatacaatttatgtCTGTATGTAAtttgataaaagaaaaacaaggtgGATCGGATGTAGCTTTGCAATTAGCTGAACCATTTTTCAAAGAACTAATGTCATCACAATCATTGTCAAATCCAGTTTTAACTAAAGCTATTGCTCCATGTTTAAATCCAGCTGTCAGAAATACTTTTTCTCCTAATTTGATTAGTCCTGGTATTCAATTTTCAAATTCGGTTGTAAGAAACCCTATTTCTCCTAATTTGATAAATCCTAGCGTAATTTCTACATGTTCTAATCAAATAGTTAGCAATCCTATTCCGCAAAGTTTAGTCAATCCTGGGGCTATTTCTTCTATATATCCGGATATTGTTGGTTTCCCCAGTGGTGTTTCCAATGTAAACAGTAATGTCTTAGTTGGTAATATACTAAGTATgttaggtaattaa